A region of Desulfuromonas thiophila DNA encodes the following proteins:
- a CDS encoding sensor histidine kinase produces MSPSVVPVKNSVLLLLLMLLLVLFRGPHLLYGALSLLLVTLYYFFTDHRLTPAQIAERGFLGRHLLVSLLLCTLVIWATTGREESHYWIIYLLPIITGASVLNLGRSLALCLLASFCYLTLVPPAEYLHDPSELPEFLIPCIALFFVGVLVQSHAEQSRRQLRRQQQLNQQLSANEEALRQSLQKLRTTEDSLRRQDRLAALGEMSAGLAHEIRNPLGVIRSSAQLLSATAEAPADPLLAVIAEESDRLNQLLSRFLDFGRPLQPQRAPCDLVALLQQAHDALLPAAEQQGVRLKLFVPPAPLVLAVDAALLRQAIDNLLLNAVQACQPGDHVTLSLTKRRQQLCLSVEDSGCGIAAADLPHIFNPFFTRRKGGTGLGLANAHKAVTLHQGEIQLHSQPGSGSTFSILLPLTAPSQETDHGPHPDR; encoded by the coding sequence ATGAGCCCCTCCGTCGTCCCGGTCAAGAACAGTGTCCTGCTGCTGCTGTTGATGCTGCTGCTGGTGCTCTTCCGTGGCCCGCATCTGCTCTATGGGGCCCTGAGCCTGCTGCTGGTGACGCTGTATTACTTTTTCACCGACCACCGGCTGACGCCGGCCCAAATTGCCGAGCGCGGCTTCCTCGGCCGTCACCTGCTGGTGTCACTGCTGTTGTGTACGCTGGTGATCTGGGCCACCACCGGGCGGGAGGAAAGCCATTACTGGATCATCTACCTGCTGCCGATCATCACCGGCGCCTCGGTGCTGAACCTGGGGCGCAGCCTGGCACTGTGTCTGCTGGCCTCGTTCTGTTATCTGACACTGGTTCCGCCGGCGGAATACTTGCACGATCCCAGCGAATTGCCGGAATTTCTCATTCCCTGCATCGCCCTGTTCTTTGTCGGCGTGCTGGTGCAGAGCCATGCCGAGCAGAGCCGGCGGCAGCTGCGCCGCCAGCAGCAGCTCAACCAGCAGCTCAGTGCCAACGAGGAGGCGTTGCGCCAGTCGCTGCAGAAACTGCGCACCACCGAGGACAGTCTGCGGCGACAGGACCGGCTGGCCGCCCTGGGCGAGATGTCGGCCGGCCTGGCCCACGAAATCCGCAACCCGCTCGGCGTCATCCGCTCCTCGGCCCAGCTGCTCAGCGCCACGGCCGAGGCCCCGGCCGACCCGCTGCTGGCGGTCATCGCCGAAGAAAGTGACCGCCTCAACCAGCTGCTCAGCCGCTTTCTCGACTTCGGCCGGCCATTGCAACCGCAGCGCGCCCCCTGCGATCTGGTGGCGCTGCTGCAACAGGCCCATGACGCCCTGCTGCCGGCCGCCGAGCAGCAGGGCGTGCGCCTGAAACTGTTCGTGCCGCCGGCACCGTTGGTGCTGGCGGTCGATGCCGCCCTGTTGCGCCAGGCCATCGACAACCTGCTGCTCAACGCCGTGCAGGCCTGTCAGCCCGGTGACCATGTGACCCTGAGCCTGACGAAGCGCCGGCAGCAGCTGTGCCTGAGCGTCGAGGACAGCGGCTGCGGCATCGCCGCCGCCGATCTGCCGCACATCTTCAACCCCTTCTTTACCCGCCGCAAGGGCGGCACCGGCCTGGGGCTGGCCAACGCCCACAAGGCCGTCACCCTGCACCAGGGCGAAATCCAGCTCCACAGCCAGCCCGGCAGCGGCAGCACCTTCAGCATTCTGCTGCCGCTAACCGCCCCCTCACAGGAAACGGATCATGGCCCACATCCTGATCGTTGA
- a CDS encoding AAA family ATPase — MDSVQHRFVALSQSLQERIIGQPRLVERLLIALLADGHLLVEGAPGLAKTRAIRLLGAAVQGRFHRIQFTPDLLPADLTGSDVFRPQDGSFVFQPGPLFNNLILADEINRAPAKVQAALLEAMAERQISVGQTSYRLADPFLVMATQNPIEQEGTYPLPEAQLDRFLLHVVIDYPDAAAERRILQLARQEAASATALPVGKVLAPLQAEELRQARGQVLQVHLAEALEEYLVQLVLATRDPAPWGEDLASAIDYGASPRATIALDRCSRARAWLAGRDFVTPDDIQSLAPDVLRHRILLRYEAEARGLRPDALIARLLERLPVP, encoded by the coding sequence ATGGACTCTGTGCAGCACCGTTTTGTCGCTCTGTCCCAGTCGCTGCAGGAACGCATCATCGGCCAGCCGCGGCTGGTGGAACGCCTGCTCATCGCCTTGCTGGCCGATGGTCATCTGCTGGTCGAGGGTGCGCCCGGCCTGGCCAAGACCCGCGCCATCCGCCTGCTCGGTGCCGCCGTGCAGGGCCGCTTTCACCGCATTCAGTTTACCCCCGATCTGCTGCCGGCCGACCTGACCGGCAGCGATGTCTTCCGGCCGCAGGACGGCAGCTTCGTCTTCCAGCCCGGCCCGCTGTTCAACAACCTGATCCTGGCCGACGAGATCAATCGGGCGCCGGCCAAGGTGCAGGCCGCCCTGCTCGAAGCCATGGCCGAACGGCAGATCAGCGTTGGTCAGACCAGTTACCGGCTGGCCGATCCCTTTCTGGTGATGGCGACCCAGAATCCCATCGAGCAGGAAGGCACCTATCCGCTGCCCGAAGCCCAGCTTGACCGTTTTTTGCTGCATGTGGTCATCGACTATCCCGATGCCGCCGCCGAACGGCGCATTCTGCAGCTGGCGCGGCAGGAGGCCGCCAGCGCCACCGCCCTGCCCGTGGGCAAGGTGCTGGCGCCCCTGCAGGCCGAGGAATTGCGCCAGGCGCGCGGCCAGGTGTTGCAGGTGCATCTGGCCGAGGCGCTGGAGGAATATCTGGTGCAGCTGGTGCTGGCCACGCGCGATCCGGCACCCTGGGGCGAGGATCTGGCCAGCGCCATCGACTATGGTGCCAGCCCGCGTGCCACCATTGCGCTCGATCGCTGCAGCCGGGCGCGGGCCTGGCTGGCCGGCCGCGATTTTGTCACGCCCGACGATATCCAGAGTCTGGCGCCCGATGTGCTGCGTCACCGTATTCTGCTGCGCTACGAGGCCGAGGCGCGCGGTCTGCGCCCCGATGCGCTGATTGCCCGTCTGCTTGAACGTCTGCCGGTGCCCTGA
- a CDS encoding DUF58 domain-containing protein — protein sequence MTSAAPSSPVRIQLEELLALGVDLPAWRAPQGPARQAGDGSRPTRWRGRGMDFAEVRPYQAGDEIRNLDWRVTARRGRPHTKLFHEERERPLLVAVDYRRPMFFATRGCYKAVQAARLAALLGWNALRRGDRFGLALFSDDAAVELRPRRGRSAVLQALRLLAEDPAWQRPAHQPFVPAHRLEQQLARLHQVVRPGSQLVLLTDGNQWDSAVEQQLAQLRRHADLAVLLCYDPFERQLPVTLPAQARLTLSDGHARLALTAAELQRQLQQPFAVRWQRLASFCQDRAALFLPCATNEDAGTWLAARPQLWRGRP from the coding sequence ATGACCAGCGCAGCCCCGTCAAGCCCGGTTCGTATTCAGCTGGAGGAACTGCTGGCCCTTGGGGTCGATCTGCCGGCTTGGCGCGCCCCTCAGGGGCCGGCACGGCAAGCCGGCGATGGCAGCCGGCCGACACGCTGGCGCGGCCGTGGCATGGATTTCGCCGAGGTACGGCCCTATCAGGCGGGCGATGAGATCCGTAACCTCGACTGGCGCGTCACCGCCCGGCGCGGCCGACCGCACACCAAACTGTTTCATGAGGAACGGGAACGGCCGTTGCTGGTGGCGGTCGACTACCGCCGGCCGATGTTCTTTGCCACCCGGGGATGCTACAAGGCGGTGCAGGCGGCCCGCCTGGCAGCCCTGCTGGGCTGGAATGCCCTGCGGCGGGGCGACCGTTTTGGCCTGGCGCTGTTTTCCGATGACGCTGCCGTTGAGCTGCGCCCCCGCCGTGGCCGCTCCGCCGTGCTGCAGGCCTTGCGCCTGCTGGCCGAAGATCCGGCCTGGCAGCGGCCGGCCCATCAGCCGTTCGTGCCCGCCCATCGGCTGGAGCAGCAGCTGGCCCGCCTGCATCAGGTGGTGCGACCCGGTAGTCAGCTGGTGCTGCTCACCGACGGCAACCAGTGGGATAGCGCTGTCGAACAGCAGCTGGCGCAGCTGCGGCGTCATGCCGATCTGGCGGTGTTGCTGTGTTACGACCCCTTCGAACGGCAGCTGCCCGTGACCCTGCCGGCCCAGGCCCGCCTGACGCTGAGCGACGGCCACGCCCGCCTGGCGTTGACCGCGGCCGAGCTGCAGCGCCAGCTGCAGCAGCCCTTTGCCGTTCGCTGGCAGCGCCTGGCCAGCTTCTGCCAGGATCGCGCTGCCCTGTTTCTGCCCTGCGCCACCAACGAGGATGCCGGCACCTGGCTGGCGGCCCGGCCGCAGCTGTGGCGAGGCCGGCCATGA
- a CDS encoding DUF4381 domain-containing protein encodes MSSALATALPLQDIQLPPAPGWWPPAPGWWLLLTLILLAALLALVHWRRGRYRRAALRQLARLQARAAAGSELAALSRLLRQAALRSFPTSACAGLQGEAWLAFLDQSLPRRWRERGFRGGIGRCLALGPYQPGAALSAVERQELYALCRRWLRTLPAVPRRGAGRRRP; translated from the coding sequence ATGAGCTCTGCCCTGGCGACAGCACTGCCGCTGCAGGATATCCAGCTGCCGCCGGCGCCTGGCTGGTGGCCGCCGGCGCCCGGCTGGTGGCTGCTGCTGACCCTGATTCTCCTGGCGGCGCTGCTGGCCTTGGTTCACTGGCGGCGGGGCCGTTACCGCCGCGCGGCCTTGCGCCAACTGGCCCGGCTGCAGGCGCGGGCCGCCGCGGGCAGCGAACTGGCGGCCTTGTCGCGGCTGCTGCGGCAGGCGGCGCTGCGGTCTTTTCCCACCAGCGCCTGTGCCGGTCTGCAGGGCGAGGCCTGGCTGGCCTTCCTCGACCAGAGCCTGCCGCGTCGCTGGCGGGAGCGCGGTTTTCGTGGCGGAATCGGCCGCTGTCTGGCCTTGGGGCCCTATCAGCCGGGCGCGGCCCTGTCGGCGGTCGAGCGCCAGGAACTCTATGCCCTGTGTCGGCGCTGGCTGCGGACTTTGCCCGCCGTGCCACGGCGCGGCGCCGGCCGGAGGCGGCCATGA
- a CDS encoding VWA domain-containing protein has protein sequence MSALAADFARRATARRRPEAAMMQLAWLWALALLPLPLVLRRRPPLQPALWLPVLPAGASARDGFRTCWRRWRTLLAALSWLLLVLACARPQWLGAAVPLPLAGRDLLLAVDLSGSMETPDFVLNGRRVARLTALKAVAGAFIAGRQGDRLGLILFGDEAHLQAPLTFDRTTVRQLLDEAVIGLAGERTAIGDAIGLAVKRLRRAGGPASADPSAAGQAVPVLVLFTDGVNTAGQLDPLATARLAARQGVRIYCVGIGAEHSDPVGLLLRRRLQPTAEMDEELLRALAGATGGRYFRARDSLELAGIMAELDRLEPVESDQRPLRPVTELYVWPLAGALLCVLPLLLRREQA, from the coding sequence GTGTCGGCGCTGGCTGCGGACTTTGCCCGCCGTGCCACGGCGCGGCGCCGGCCGGAGGCGGCCATGATGCAGTTGGCCTGGCTGTGGGCACTGGCCCTGTTGCCGCTGCCGCTGGTACTGCGCCGCCGTCCGCCGCTGCAGCCGGCGCTCTGGTTGCCGGTGCTGCCGGCGGGTGCGTCCGCCAGAGACGGTTTCCGCACTTGCTGGCGCCGCTGGCGGACGCTGTTGGCGGCCCTGAGCTGGCTGCTGCTGGTGCTGGCCTGTGCTCGACCCCAATGGCTGGGCGCGGCCGTGCCCCTGCCGCTGGCCGGCCGCGACCTGCTGCTGGCGGTGGACCTGTCGGGCAGCATGGAAACGCCTGACTTTGTTCTCAACGGCCGGCGTGTTGCCCGCCTGACCGCTCTCAAGGCCGTGGCCGGCGCCTTCATCGCCGGGCGCCAGGGCGACCGGTTGGGGCTGATCCTGTTTGGAGACGAAGCCCATCTGCAGGCGCCGTTGACCTTCGACCGCACCACGGTGCGGCAGCTGCTCGACGAGGCCGTCATCGGCCTGGCCGGCGAACGGACCGCCATCGGCGATGCCATCGGACTGGCCGTCAAGCGGCTGCGGCGGGCTGGCGGGCCGGCTTCGGCCGATCCGTCAGCGGCGGGCCAGGCCGTTCCGGTACTGGTGCTGTTTACCGACGGTGTCAATACCGCCGGTCAGCTCGATCCGCTGGCGACGGCGCGGCTGGCGGCCCGCCAGGGTGTCCGCATCTATTGCGTCGGCATTGGCGCCGAGCACTCCGACCCGGTCGGGCTGCTGTTGCGCCGTCGTCTCCAGCCGACGGCCGAGATGGATGAAGAGCTGCTGCGCGCCTTGGCCGGGGCCACCGGCGGCCGCTATTTTCGCGCCCGCGACAGCCTGGAGCTGGCCGGTATCATGGCTGAACTTGACCGACTGGAGCCGGTCGAGAGCGACCAGCGGCCGCTGCGGCCGGTGACGGAACTCTACGTCTGGCCGCTGGCCGGCGCGCTGCTGTGCGTCTTGCCGCTGCTGTTGCGGAGGGAACAGGCATGA
- a CDS encoding VWA domain-containing protein, protein MNGATLLDALRQFHWLRPAWLLLLPLALLWLWRWRRGSALTLWQRLCDDALLPHALVGPQAAGRRERPWLLLALLLLVLTLAGPSWRRQPVPLYRDNSALVVLLDLSPSMLAADLPPNRLVQARLKLTELLRQRHEGQTALVVFAADAFSVVPLTEDVRTIELLLPSLTPALLPRPGSAPQRALELGLELLQQAGSERADLLLVTDEDQPQIALEMARTLRRQGHRLHVLAVGTTAGAPVPATDGGFVRQADGALLLARPDHAALQALAAAGGGRCLPLQLVSGATDLAFLQPDGVATAAQATPEQTVLWRDEGIWLLWPLTLVLLLCWRRGLLWLLPLLLWPAGAQALDWNGLWQAGDQRAARAFAAGDYATAAETFADWRWRGASLYRQQRYAEAAQVWQAAETATDWYNLANALAHSGQLAQALTAYDQALARQPDFAAARDNRQLVEQALRDQQNQQNQQNQQNQQNQQNQQNQQNQQNPADSADSADSADSADSADAADAADAAEAAEAAEAAEAAEAAEAAEAAEAAEAAEAAQEEQDWQRLRRLNDDPAVLLRRKFLHQYRHQARSGEEKAW, encoded by the coding sequence ATGAATGGCGCCACCCTGCTCGATGCCCTGCGTCAGTTTCATTGGTTGCGGCCCGCCTGGCTGTTGCTGCTGCCCCTGGCCCTGCTGTGGCTGTGGCGCTGGCGTCGCGGCAGCGCTCTGACCCTGTGGCAGCGGCTGTGCGATGACGCCCTGTTGCCCCATGCGCTGGTGGGGCCGCAGGCGGCTGGCCGCCGCGAACGGCCGTGGCTGCTGTTGGCCTTGTTGTTGCTGGTGCTGACCCTGGCGGGGCCGAGCTGGCGGCGCCAGCCGGTTCCGCTCTACCGCGACAACAGCGCCCTGGTGGTGCTGCTTGATCTGTCGCCCTCGATGCTGGCCGCTGATCTGCCTCCCAACCGGCTGGTGCAGGCCCGCCTGAAACTGACCGAACTGTTGCGCCAGCGCCACGAGGGCCAGACCGCCCTGGTGGTGTTCGCGGCCGACGCCTTTTCCGTGGTGCCTCTGACCGAGGACGTGCGCACCATCGAACTGCTGTTGCCCAGCCTGACGCCGGCCCTGCTGCCGCGACCCGGTAGCGCGCCGCAGCGGGCGCTGGAATTGGGCCTTGAACTGTTGCAGCAGGCCGGTAGCGAGCGGGCTGATCTGCTGCTGGTGACCGACGAGGACCAGCCGCAAATTGCCCTGGAGATGGCGCGGACCCTGCGCCGGCAGGGCCATCGGCTGCATGTGCTGGCCGTTGGCACCACCGCTGGCGCACCGGTGCCGGCAACGGACGGTGGTTTTGTGCGCCAGGCCGATGGCGCCCTGCTGCTGGCGCGGCCCGACCACGCGGCGCTGCAGGCTTTGGCTGCGGCCGGTGGTGGCCGGTGCCTGCCGCTGCAGTTGGTTTCCGGCGCGACGGATCTGGCCTTTCTCCAGCCCGATGGGGTAGCGACCGCCGCCCAGGCCACGCCGGAACAGACGGTCCTGTGGCGCGATGAAGGCATCTGGCTGCTGTGGCCGCTAACGCTGGTGCTGCTGCTGTGCTGGCGCCGTGGCCTGCTGTGGCTGCTGCCGCTGCTGTTGTGGCCGGCCGGCGCCCAGGCGCTCGACTGGAACGGTCTGTGGCAGGCTGGTGATCAGCGCGCGGCCCGAGCCTTTGCCGCCGGCGACTATGCGACCGCCGCCGAGACCTTTGCCGACTGGCGCTGGCGCGGCGCCAGTCTTTACCGCCAGCAGCGCTATGCCGAGGCGGCCCAGGTCTGGCAGGCCGCCGAAACAGCCACCGACTGGTACAACCTGGCCAATGCCCTGGCCCACAGCGGCCAGCTGGCCCAGGCGCTGACCGCCTACGATCAGGCGCTGGCGCGACAGCCCGATTTCGCCGCCGCGCGGGATAACCGCCAGCTGGTGGAACAGGCTCTGCGCGACCAGCAGAATCAGCAGAATCAGCAGAATCAGCAGAATCAGCAGAATCAGCAGAATCAGCAGAATCAGCAGAATCAGCAGAATCCGGCGGACTCGGCGGACTCGGCGGACTCGGCGGACTCGGCGGACTCGGCGGACGCGGCGGACGCGGCGGACGCGGCGGAAGCGGCGGAAGCGGCGGAAGCGGCGGAAGCGGCGGAAGCGGCGGAAGCGGCGGAAGCGGCGGAAGCGGCGGAAGCGGCGGAAGCGGCGCAGGAGGAACAGGACTGGCAACGTTTGCGCCGGCTTAATGACGATCCGGCTGTGCTGTTACGGCGCAAGTTCCTGCACCAGTACCGCCATCAGGCCAGGTCGGGAGAGGAGAAGGCATGGTGA
- a CDS encoding BatD family protein, which produces MVNSRWFLSLFLILWLLPVCVWATAVSPLPLSASRTVLSLGESLTLRLELDADEAEALDLRPLERDFTLGGRRQSTEMRLENGQLSRRQRLELQLWPKRAGLLEIPALCQGKRCSAALPIEVSEQPQENSAAEVLLEVEPLPAQVPQQAQLLYRVRLLSRVPLLQARLSEPQPEGVECRLVPLGDERRFELQREGWRYEVIERGYALFPQQAGLLRLPPLVLEAQVAGAEPTAIDPLDPFAGLTAARPGRLLRRQTPALQVEVTAPVAGPGSWLPAQGVRLEDDWQQAAPLLRVGEPASRTLVLRVAGLPADQLPELLLGEMPGTRLYADQPQRSELAGPQGLSAVLEQQLALVPTVAGPLVVPEIRLPWWDVATQQWREAVVPALSLTVAPAAEPTATLAAPPPEASKGVSGPTAAAVEDAAPAPPQIVEPATDQAARQTAAMAAAASPTTVTAAQMHLWRMLALFCAAGWLLTLVMVVLRRRRGARPQPAAVAEQTRPALLRQQVLTAARRNDARASRQALQRWAQSLFPTGPAPLERLLEEGSAALRQASAELDRALYAPSATDWEGQALLNAVRDWQAPAAERPQHELLPPLYPPRPASPPSPRR; this is translated from the coding sequence ATGGTGAATAGTCGATGGTTTCTATCGCTTTTTCTGATCCTTTGGCTGTTGCCGGTCTGTGTCTGGGCGACAGCGGTGTCGCCGCTGCCGCTGTCGGCATCGCGCACCGTTCTGAGTTTGGGCGAGTCCCTCACTCTGCGGCTGGAACTGGACGCGGATGAGGCTGAGGCCCTTGATCTGCGGCCGCTGGAGCGCGATTTCACCCTGGGTGGGCGCCGGCAGTCGACGGAGATGCGGCTGGAAAACGGTCAGCTGTCGCGGCGCCAGCGCCTCGAACTGCAGTTGTGGCCCAAACGGGCCGGCCTGCTGGAGATTCCCGCCCTGTGTCAGGGGAAACGCTGCAGCGCGGCGCTGCCGATCGAGGTAAGCGAGCAGCCCCAGGAAAACAGCGCGGCCGAGGTGCTGCTTGAGGTGGAGCCGCTGCCGGCGCAGGTGCCGCAGCAGGCCCAGCTGCTTTACCGTGTGCGCCTGCTCAGTCGGGTGCCGCTGTTGCAGGCCCGCCTGAGCGAACCGCAGCCCGAGGGGGTTGAGTGCCGGCTGGTGCCGCTGGGTGATGAGCGGCGTTTTGAACTGCAGCGCGAGGGCTGGCGTTATGAGGTGATCGAGCGCGGTTATGCCCTGTTCCCCCAGCAGGCCGGACTTCTGCGGTTACCGCCATTGGTGCTCGAAGCACAGGTGGCTGGGGCGGAACCGACGGCCATTGATCCGCTTGATCCCTTTGCCGGCCTGACGGCGGCCCGGCCCGGTCGCCTGCTGCGGCGACAAACGCCAGCGCTGCAGGTCGAGGTAACGGCGCCTGTGGCCGGGCCGGGTTCCTGGCTGCCGGCGCAGGGGGTGCGGCTGGAGGATGACTGGCAGCAGGCGGCGCCGCTGTTGCGGGTGGGCGAACCGGCCAGCCGTACGCTGGTGTTGCGCGTGGCCGGGTTGCCCGCTGACCAGCTGCCGGAGTTGCTGTTGGGCGAGATGCCCGGTACCCGGCTCTATGCCGATCAGCCGCAGCGCAGCGAACTGGCCGGGCCGCAGGGGCTCAGTGCGGTGCTGGAGCAGCAGCTGGCGCTGGTACCAACGGTGGCCGGCCCGCTGGTGGTGCCGGAAATTCGCCTGCCCTGGTGGGATGTGGCAACGCAGCAGTGGCGCGAGGCGGTGGTGCCGGCGTTGTCGTTAACGGTGGCGCCCGCGGCGGAACCGACGGCGACCTTGGCCGCGCCGCCGCCAGAAGCGTCGAAAGGCGTCAGCGGGCCGACAGCCGCAGCGGTGGAAGACGCTGCTCCGGCGCCGCCACAGATTGTGGAGCCGGCCACGGATCAGGCGGCTAGGCAGACGGCAGCGATGGCTGCTGCCGCGTCGCCTACAACGGTGACGGCGGCGCAGATGCACCTGTGGCGCATGTTGGCGCTGTTCTGCGCTGCCGGCTGGCTGCTGACGCTGGTGATGGTTGTGCTGCGCCGCCGCAGGGGTGCTCGGCCGCAACCGGCCGCTGTGGCCGAGCAGACCCGGCCGGCCCTGCTGCGTCAGCAGGTGCTGACCGCCGCCCGCCGCAATGATGCCCGGGCCAGTCGTCAGGCGCTGCAACGCTGGGCGCAAAGCCTGTTTCCGACCGGCCCGGCGCCGCTGGAGCGGCTGCTGGAGGAAGGCTCGGCGGCATTGCGGCAGGCCAGCGCCGAGCTGGATCGCGCCCTGTATGCCCCGTCGGCCACCGACTGGGAGGGGCAGGCGCTGCTCAATGCCGTGCGTGACTGGCAGGCGCCGGCAGCCGAGCGACCCCAGCACGAGCTGCTGCCGCCGCTGTATCCGCCCAGGCCGGCGTCGCCGCCAAGTCCTCGGCGATGA
- the thpR gene encoding RNA 2',3'-cyclic phosphodiesterase: protein MNQRPLLPDPCRCFLAIALPTAVRAQIAAATSGWCQTAALPPARIRWIAPANLHLTLHFLGQLAAEQRDRLVAACQARLAAQAPFSLQLQGCGAFPAPRQARILWLGVGDGHALLTDLHGTLTAALAEQGLAPEPRPFVPHVSLARLRQPLDLERDLPDFLAQGFRASPFRVEALVLYRSIPQPGGVRYQPLAWLPCAGGTAS from the coding sequence ATGAACCAGCGGCCGCTGCTGCCAGACCCTTGCCGCTGCTTTCTGGCCATTGCGCTGCCGACCGCCGTGCGCGCACAGATCGCGGCGGCCACTTCCGGCTGGTGTCAGACTGCGGCGCTGCCACCGGCGCGCATCCGCTGGATCGCGCCGGCCAATCTCCATCTGACCCTGCATTTTCTGGGGCAGCTGGCGGCAGAGCAGCGTGACCGACTGGTGGCCGCCTGCCAGGCGCGACTCGCTGCCCAGGCGCCGTTCAGTCTGCAGCTGCAGGGTTGCGGCGCCTTTCCCGCGCCGCGCCAGGCGCGCATTCTGTGGCTGGGCGTGGGCGATGGCCATGCCCTGCTGACCGACCTTCATGGCACTCTGACCGCCGCCCTGGCTGAACAGGGCCTGGCGCCGGAACCTCGGCCCTTTGTGCCGCATGTCAGCTTGGCGCGCCTGCGCCAGCCGCTGGATCTTGAGCGCGACTTGCCGGACTTTCTGGCCCAGGGTTTCCGTGCGTCCCCCTTCCGGGTGGAGGCGCTGGTGCTGTATCGCAGCATTCCGCAGCCCGGCGGTGTCCGCTATCAGCCGCTGGCTTGGCTGCCCTGCGCCGGTGGCACAGCATCCTGA
- a CDS encoding DUF4197 domain-containing protein, producing MKPTALLTSFAALLATASLLSASPALSDQNSTAGNLLRGLSSLAGGLGQQAVAPAGSSIDAGTAAAGLKEALRVGAERAVAATSAQGGFLDNPQIHIPLPGKLDTMARALRAVGLSGQVDALEVGMNRAAEQAAAEAKPVLVEAVSQMTLPDALGILRGGDTAATDYFRATTSNSLRERFKPIVQNQMSQVGVYQQYNQLLQSYNALPLAKKPSLNLEDYVVEKGLAGLFTVLGQQEQAIRANPAARTTSLLQQVFGR from the coding sequence ATGAAACCGACTGCCCTGCTGACATCTTTTGCGGCATTGCTGGCCACCGCCAGCCTGCTGAGCGCCAGCCCCGCCCTGAGTGATCAGAACAGCACCGCTGGCAACCTGCTGCGTGGTCTTTCCAGCCTGGCCGGTGGGCTGGGCCAGCAGGCGGTTGCCCCGGCCGGCAGCAGTATCGATGCCGGCACGGCCGCAGCCGGCCTGAAGGAGGCCTTGCGGGTCGGTGCCGAGCGGGCCGTGGCGGCCACCTCGGCCCAGGGCGGTTTTCTCGACAATCCGCAGATTCACATTCCGCTGCCGGGCAAGCTCGACACCATGGCGCGCGCCCTGCGGGCCGTTGGCCTGAGTGGCCAGGTGGATGCCCTGGAGGTCGGCATGAACCGCGCCGCCGAGCAGGCGGCGGCCGAGGCCAAGCCAGTGCTGGTGGAGGCCGTCAGCCAGATGACGCTGCCCGACGCGCTTGGCATTCTGCGGGGCGGCGACACGGCAGCGACGGATTACTTCCGTGCCACCACCTCGAACAGCCTGCGCGAGCGGTTCAAACCCATTGTACAGAACCAGATGAGCCAGGTCGGCGTTTACCAGCAGTACAACCAGCTGCTGCAAAGCTATAACGCCCTGCCGCTGGCCAAAAAACCGTCACTGAACCTGGAGGATTATGTGGTGGAAAAGGGGCTGGCGGGCCTGTTTACCGTGCTGGGCCAGCAGGAACAGGCCATCCGCGCCAATCCGGCAGCCCGCACCACCAGCCTGCTGCAGCAGGTGTTCGGCCGCTGA
- a CDS encoding YbgA family protein, producing the protein MSESAEGRIRLGISSCLLGNRVRYDGGHKLDTYLRDVLGTYVDYVAVCPEVEVGLPIPREALRLVARPDGEVRLVFSRSGGDITEPMRDWARRRVAELEQEQLDGFIFKAKSPSSGMERVKLYDGSGMPRKQGVGLFAGIFMEHFPLLPVEEDGRLNDAGLRENFIASIFTLQRLRHSLAQQPGLGTLVAFHSRHKLLLLSRSPQLYRELGRLVATAASAPFEDAFARYRVLLLKALKTRPTVKKHINVLQHILGYFKQYLSADEKQEALELIEQYRAGLVPLIVPVTLLNHFVRKYDNAYLRQQVYLQPHPRELKLLNHV; encoded by the coding sequence ATGAGCGAATCTGCCGAGGGCCGTATCCGTCTGGGGATCAGTTCCTGTCTGCTGGGCAACCGGGTGCGTTACGATGGCGGCCACAAGCTGGATACCTATCTGCGCGATGTGCTGGGCACCTATGTTGATTATGTGGCGGTTTGCCCCGAGGTGGAGGTGGGCCTGCCGATACCGCGCGAAGCCCTGCGGCTGGTGGCCCGCCCGGATGGCGAGGTGCGGCTGGTATTTTCGCGCAGCGGTGGGGACATCACCGAACCGATGCGCGACTGGGCGCGGCGGCGGGTGGCGGAACTGGAACAGGAGCAGCTCGACGGTTTCATCTTCAAAGCCAAGTCGCCCAGCAGCGGCATGGAGCGGGTAAAGCTCTACGATGGCAGCGGCATGCCGCGCAAGCAGGGCGTTGGTCTGTTTGCCGGCATCTTCATGGAGCATTTTCCGCTGCTGCCGGTGGAGGAGGACGGCCGTCTCAACGATGCCGGCCTGCGGGAAAACTTCATCGCTAGTATCTTCACCCTGCAGCGCCTGCGTCACAGCCTGGCGCAGCAGCCCGGCCTGGGCACCCTGGTGGCGTTTCACAGTCGTCACAAGCTGTTGCTGTTGTCGCGCAGTCCGCAGCTTTATCGTGAGCTGGGCCGGCTGGTGGCGACGGCCGCCAGCGCGCCCTTCGAAGACGCCTTTGCCCGCTATCGTGTGCTGCTGCTCAAGGCGCTCAAGACCCGGCCGACGGTAAAAAAGCACATCAACGTGCTGCAGCATATTCTGGGCTATTTCAAGCAGTACCTCAGCGCCGACGAAAAGCAGGAGGCGCTGGAACTGATCGAGCAGTATCGCGCCGGGCTGGTGCCGCTGATCGTGCCGGTGACGCTGCTCAACCATTTTGTGCGCAAGTACGATAACGCCTATCTGCGCCAGCAGGTTTACCTGCAGCCGCATCCGCGCGAACTGAAGCTGCTCAACCACGTGTGA